A part of Tardiphaga sp. vice304 genomic DNA contains:
- a CDS encoding DUF4149 domain-containing protein: MLTAALLITALLFGGITLYSFGFAAFLFSALPPDVAGPTIRRAFPLFYLFVMGTAAVATALVWPFDPLSAVLLTTIAVTTLPVRQILMPAINRATDTGARARFNALHGLSVAITLAHIALAGVVLARFVGGLA; the protein is encoded by the coding sequence ATGCTAACCGCCGCACTTCTGATCACGGCGCTCCTTTTCGGAGGAATAACGCTTTATTCGTTCGGCTTTGCGGCCTTCCTCTTCAGCGCCTTACCTCCTGATGTGGCGGGGCCAACGATACGCCGCGCGTTTCCGCTGTTCTACCTTTTCGTCATGGGTACGGCTGCGGTAGCGACAGCGCTGGTCTGGCCTTTTGATCCTCTGTCGGCCGTGCTGCTGACGACCATCGCAGTAACTACGCTGCCCGTCCGTCAGATTCTGATGCCTGCAATTAACCGGGCTACGGACACAGGGGCGCGGGCACGATTCAATGCGCTGCACGGACTGTCAGTGGCGATCACACTGGCTCATATCGCGCTCGCCGGCGTTGTACTGGCGCGTTTTGTCGGTGGACTAGCCTAA